A portion of the Pangasianodon hypophthalmus isolate fPanHyp1 chromosome 20, fPanHyp1.pri, whole genome shotgun sequence genome contains these proteins:
- the srpk1b gene encoding SRSF protein kinase 1b isoform X5: protein MWLLDWIVSLNTAVVKLASGLRCKPDPHPRGAAQPDSALQEQEEEILGSDDEEQEDPNDYCKGGYHHVKIGDLFNGRYHVIRKLGWGHFSTVWLAWDIQGKRFVAMKVVKSAEHYTETALDEIKLLRAVRTSDPNDPSGEKVVQLLDDFKISGVNGTHVCMVFEVLGHHLLKWIIKSNYQGLPLPCVKSIIRQVLQGLDYLHTKCKIIHTDIKPENILMTVDESYIRKLAAEATEWQKSGAPPPSGSAVSTAPAPKQMVKMSKNKKKKLKKKQKRQAELLEKRILDIEGLERANEGGEDEEDEETETPDTTPSVTNSQTLQEITAEATLDAVPEPWSQHRECAMDGNFSSQHPEDEKPADVQQQEKEETPINPYGNVTGEAESQPINPYPVCNGTTPSEPSCPDVKLAAGNLLVNLLDPLNTDKIQVKIADLGNACWVHKHFTDDIQTRQYRSLEVLIGSGYSTPADIWSTACMAFELATGDYLFEPHSGEDYSRDEDHIALIIELLGKVPRKLIMNGKYSKEFFTKKGELRHITKLKPWGLLDVLVEKYEWPREEAQSFSSFLLPMLDLIPEKRATAAECLRHAWISS from the exons ATGTGGCTTTTGGACTGGATTGTTTCGCTCAACACAGCTGTGGTGAAGCTGGCCAGTGGGCTCAGGTGCAA ACCTGATCCCCACCCACGGGGAGCTGCCCAGCCTGACTCAGCTCTGCAGGAGCAAGAGGAGGAGATCTTGGGCTCTGACGATGAAGAGCAGGAAGATCCCAATGACTACTGCAAGG GTGGTTATCACCATGTGAAGATTGGTGACCTATTTAACGGCCGGTACCATGTGATCCGCAAACTGGGCTGGGGGCATTTCTCCACTGTGTGGTTGGCATGGGACATCCA ggGAAAGCGCTTTGTGGCTATGAAGGTAGTGAAGAGTGCAGAACATTACACTGAAACAGCTCTGGATGAGATCAAGCTCCTGCGCGCG GTGCGAACATCGGACCCAAACGACCCCAGCGGAGAGAAAGTAGTGCAGCTGCTGGACGACTTCAAGATTTCAGGTGTCAATGGCACTC ATGTGTGCATGGTTTTTGAGGTCCTTGGTCACCACTTGCTCAAGTGGATCATCAAGTCTAACTACCAGGGTTTGCCCTTACCCTGTGTTAAAAGCATCATTAGGCAG GTTTTGCAGGGTCTGGACTATCTGCACACAAAGTGCAAAATCATCCACACAGACATAAAGCCAGAGAATATCTTAATGACCGTCGATGAGTCGTACATCAGGAAGCTGGCGGCCGAGGCTACGGAGTGGCAGAAGTCTGGAGCTCCTCCACCATCCGGCTCGGCAG taagCACAGCGCCAGCTCCGAAACAG ATGGTGAAAATGTctaagaacaagaagaagaagctgaagaagaagcagaagcgGCAGGCCGAGCTGCTCGAGAAACGCATCCTGGACATCGAAGGACTAGAGAGAGCGAACGAAGGGGGCGAGGATGAGGAGGACGAGGAAACAGAAACCCCTGACACAACTCCGTCAGTAACCAACAGTCAGACTCTGCAGGAAATCACAGCCGAGGCCACCCTGG ATGCAGTTCCTGAACCCTGGTCGCAGCACAGAGAATGTGCCATGGATGGAAACTTCAGCAGCCAGCACCCTGAGGATGAGAAACCTGCCGATGTGCAGCAGCAAGAGAAGGAGGAAACTCCCATCAACCCTTACGGCAATGTCACAGGAGAGGCGGAGTCCCAGCCCATTAACCCCTACCCAGTGTGCAACGGGACCACACCCAGCGAGCCAAGCTGTCCTGATG TTAAGCTTGCAGCAGGGAATCTGTTGGTGAACCTGCTAGATCCACTGAACACTGACAAGATCCAGGTGAAAATCGCTGACCTGGGCAACGCCTGCTGGGTG CACAAACACTTCACGGATGATATTCAGACACGGCAGTATCGTTCTCTGGAGGTGCTAATCGGTTCAGGCTACAGCACACCAGCAGACATCTGGAGCACAGCATGCATG GCGTTTGAGTTGGCGACAGGGGATTACTTGTTTGAACCGCATTCCGGAGAGGATTACTCCAGAGATGAAG ATCACATTGCGCTGATCATTGAGCTGCTGGGCAAAGTTCCTCGCAAACTCATCATGAATGGCAAATATTCAAAGGAGTTCTTCACTAAGAAAG GTGAGCTGAGGCACATCACTAAGCTGAAGCCGTGGGGGCTTTTGGACGTCCTGGTGGAGAAGTACGAGTGGCCGAGGGAGGAGGCGCAGAGCTTCAGCAGCTTCCTCCTCCCCATGCTGGATCTGATTCCCGAGAAAAGAGCTACAGCTGCCGAGTGCCTCCGCCACGCCTGGATCTCATCGTAG
- the srpk1b gene encoding SRSF protein kinase 1b isoform X1 gives MWLLDWIVSLNTAVVKLASGLRCKPDPHPRGAAQPDSALQEQEEEILGSDDEEQEDPNDYCKGGYHHVKIGDLFNGRYHVIRKLGWGHFSTVWLAWDIQGKRFVAMKVVKSAEHYTETALDEIKLLRAVRTSDPNDPSGEKVVQLLDDFKISGVNGTHVCMVFEVLGHHLLKWIIKSNYQGLPLPCVKSIIRQVLQGLDYLHTKCKIIHTDIKPENILMTVDESYIRKLAAEATEWQKSGAPPPSGSAVSTAPAPKQMVKMSKNKKKKLKKKQKRQAELLEKRILDIEGLERANEGGEDEEDEETETPDTTPSVTNSQTLQEITAEATLDAVPEPWSQHRECAMDGNFSSQHPEDEKPADVQQQEKEETPINPYGNVTGEAESQPINPYPVCNGTTPSEPSCPDGNGPLLCDVFESQQKQQTLDTKKLNACNAVNDWEMESRHKKEAEPSSQAGPDMEDVKLAAGNLLVNLLDPLNTDKIQVKIADLGNACWVHKHFTDDIQTRQYRSLEVLIGSGYSTPADIWSTACMAFELATGDYLFEPHSGEDYSRDEDHIALIIELLGKVPRKLIMNGKYSKEFFTKKGELRHITKLKPWGLLDVLVEKYEWPREEAQSFSSFLLPMLDLIPEKRATAAECLRHAWISS, from the exons ATGTGGCTTTTGGACTGGATTGTTTCGCTCAACACAGCTGTGGTGAAGCTGGCCAGTGGGCTCAGGTGCAA ACCTGATCCCCACCCACGGGGAGCTGCCCAGCCTGACTCAGCTCTGCAGGAGCAAGAGGAGGAGATCTTGGGCTCTGACGATGAAGAGCAGGAAGATCCCAATGACTACTGCAAGG GTGGTTATCACCATGTGAAGATTGGTGACCTATTTAACGGCCGGTACCATGTGATCCGCAAACTGGGCTGGGGGCATTTCTCCACTGTGTGGTTGGCATGGGACATCCA ggGAAAGCGCTTTGTGGCTATGAAGGTAGTGAAGAGTGCAGAACATTACACTGAAACAGCTCTGGATGAGATCAAGCTCCTGCGCGCG GTGCGAACATCGGACCCAAACGACCCCAGCGGAGAGAAAGTAGTGCAGCTGCTGGACGACTTCAAGATTTCAGGTGTCAATGGCACTC ATGTGTGCATGGTTTTTGAGGTCCTTGGTCACCACTTGCTCAAGTGGATCATCAAGTCTAACTACCAGGGTTTGCCCTTACCCTGTGTTAAAAGCATCATTAGGCAG GTTTTGCAGGGTCTGGACTATCTGCACACAAAGTGCAAAATCATCCACACAGACATAAAGCCAGAGAATATCTTAATGACCGTCGATGAGTCGTACATCAGGAAGCTGGCGGCCGAGGCTACGGAGTGGCAGAAGTCTGGAGCTCCTCCACCATCCGGCTCGGCAG taagCACAGCGCCAGCTCCGAAACAG ATGGTGAAAATGTctaagaacaagaagaagaagctgaagaagaagcagaagcgGCAGGCCGAGCTGCTCGAGAAACGCATCCTGGACATCGAAGGACTAGAGAGAGCGAACGAAGGGGGCGAGGATGAGGAGGACGAGGAAACAGAAACCCCTGACACAACTCCGTCAGTAACCAACAGTCAGACTCTGCAGGAAATCACAGCCGAGGCCACCCTGG ATGCAGTTCCTGAACCCTGGTCGCAGCACAGAGAATGTGCCATGGATGGAAACTTCAGCAGCCAGCACCCTGAGGATGAGAAACCTGCCGATGTGCAGCAGCAAGAGAAGGAGGAAACTCCCATCAACCCTTACGGCAATGTCACAGGAGAGGCGGAGTCCCAGCCCATTAACCCCTACCCAGTGTGCAACGGGACCACACCCAGCGAGCCAAGCTGTCCTGATGGTAATGGACCTTTGCTTTGTGACGTGTTTGAGTCGCAGCAGAAACAGCAGACGCTGGATACAAAGAAGCTGAACGCATGTAATGCGGTAAACGATTGGGAGATGGAGTCGAGACACAAGAAGGAGGCGGAACCCAGTTCACAGGCAGGCCCAGACATGGAGGACG TTAAGCTTGCAGCAGGGAATCTGTTGGTGAACCTGCTAGATCCACTGAACACTGACAAGATCCAGGTGAAAATCGCTGACCTGGGCAACGCCTGCTGGGTG CACAAACACTTCACGGATGATATTCAGACACGGCAGTATCGTTCTCTGGAGGTGCTAATCGGTTCAGGCTACAGCACACCAGCAGACATCTGGAGCACAGCATGCATG GCGTTTGAGTTGGCGACAGGGGATTACTTGTTTGAACCGCATTCCGGAGAGGATTACTCCAGAGATGAAG ATCACATTGCGCTGATCATTGAGCTGCTGGGCAAAGTTCCTCGCAAACTCATCATGAATGGCAAATATTCAAAGGAGTTCTTCACTAAGAAAG GTGAGCTGAGGCACATCACTAAGCTGAAGCCGTGGGGGCTTTTGGACGTCCTGGTGGAGAAGTACGAGTGGCCGAGGGAGGAGGCGCAGAGCTTCAGCAGCTTCCTCCTCCCCATGCTGGATCTGATTCCCGAGAAAAGAGCTACAGCTGCCGAGTGCCTCCGCCACGCCTGGATCTCATCGTAG
- the srpk1b gene encoding SRSF protein kinase 1b isoform X2 produces MALALTCEPWPPPSLMGIRASCRPDPHPRGAAQPDSALQEQEEEILGSDDEEQEDPNDYCKGGYHHVKIGDLFNGRYHVIRKLGWGHFSTVWLAWDIQGKRFVAMKVVKSAEHYTETALDEIKLLRAVRTSDPNDPSGEKVVQLLDDFKISGVNGTHVCMVFEVLGHHLLKWIIKSNYQGLPLPCVKSIIRQVLQGLDYLHTKCKIIHTDIKPENILMTVDESYIRKLAAEATEWQKSGAPPPSGSAVSTAPAPKQMVKMSKNKKKKLKKKQKRQAELLEKRILDIEGLERANEGGEDEEDEETETPDTTPSVTNSQTLQEITAEATLDAVPEPWSQHRECAMDGNFSSQHPEDEKPADVQQQEKEETPINPYGNVTGEAESQPINPYPVCNGTTPSEPSCPDGNGPLLCDVFESQQKQQTLDTKKLNACNAVNDWEMESRHKKEAEPSSQAGPDMEDVKLAAGNLLVNLLDPLNTDKIQVKIADLGNACWVHKHFTDDIQTRQYRSLEVLIGSGYSTPADIWSTACMAFELATGDYLFEPHSGEDYSRDEDHIALIIELLGKVPRKLIMNGKYSKEFFTKKGELRHITKLKPWGLLDVLVEKYEWPREEAQSFSSFLLPMLDLIPEKRATAAECLRHAWISS; encoded by the exons ATGGCTTTGGCTCTCACCTGCGAGCCTTGGCCACCTCCGTCTCTCATGGGCATCCGAGCGTCCTGTAG ACCTGATCCCCACCCACGGGGAGCTGCCCAGCCTGACTCAGCTCTGCAGGAGCAAGAGGAGGAGATCTTGGGCTCTGACGATGAAGAGCAGGAAGATCCCAATGACTACTGCAAGG GTGGTTATCACCATGTGAAGATTGGTGACCTATTTAACGGCCGGTACCATGTGATCCGCAAACTGGGCTGGGGGCATTTCTCCACTGTGTGGTTGGCATGGGACATCCA ggGAAAGCGCTTTGTGGCTATGAAGGTAGTGAAGAGTGCAGAACATTACACTGAAACAGCTCTGGATGAGATCAAGCTCCTGCGCGCG GTGCGAACATCGGACCCAAACGACCCCAGCGGAGAGAAAGTAGTGCAGCTGCTGGACGACTTCAAGATTTCAGGTGTCAATGGCACTC ATGTGTGCATGGTTTTTGAGGTCCTTGGTCACCACTTGCTCAAGTGGATCATCAAGTCTAACTACCAGGGTTTGCCCTTACCCTGTGTTAAAAGCATCATTAGGCAG GTTTTGCAGGGTCTGGACTATCTGCACACAAAGTGCAAAATCATCCACACAGACATAAAGCCAGAGAATATCTTAATGACCGTCGATGAGTCGTACATCAGGAAGCTGGCGGCCGAGGCTACGGAGTGGCAGAAGTCTGGAGCTCCTCCACCATCCGGCTCGGCAG taagCACAGCGCCAGCTCCGAAACAG ATGGTGAAAATGTctaagaacaagaagaagaagctgaagaagaagcagaagcgGCAGGCCGAGCTGCTCGAGAAACGCATCCTGGACATCGAAGGACTAGAGAGAGCGAACGAAGGGGGCGAGGATGAGGAGGACGAGGAAACAGAAACCCCTGACACAACTCCGTCAGTAACCAACAGTCAGACTCTGCAGGAAATCACAGCCGAGGCCACCCTGG ATGCAGTTCCTGAACCCTGGTCGCAGCACAGAGAATGTGCCATGGATGGAAACTTCAGCAGCCAGCACCCTGAGGATGAGAAACCTGCCGATGTGCAGCAGCAAGAGAAGGAGGAAACTCCCATCAACCCTTACGGCAATGTCACAGGAGAGGCGGAGTCCCAGCCCATTAACCCCTACCCAGTGTGCAACGGGACCACACCCAGCGAGCCAAGCTGTCCTGATGGTAATGGACCTTTGCTTTGTGACGTGTTTGAGTCGCAGCAGAAACAGCAGACGCTGGATACAAAGAAGCTGAACGCATGTAATGCGGTAAACGATTGGGAGATGGAGTCGAGACACAAGAAGGAGGCGGAACCCAGTTCACAGGCAGGCCCAGACATGGAGGACG TTAAGCTTGCAGCAGGGAATCTGTTGGTGAACCTGCTAGATCCACTGAACACTGACAAGATCCAGGTGAAAATCGCTGACCTGGGCAACGCCTGCTGGGTG CACAAACACTTCACGGATGATATTCAGACACGGCAGTATCGTTCTCTGGAGGTGCTAATCGGTTCAGGCTACAGCACACCAGCAGACATCTGGAGCACAGCATGCATG GCGTTTGAGTTGGCGACAGGGGATTACTTGTTTGAACCGCATTCCGGAGAGGATTACTCCAGAGATGAAG ATCACATTGCGCTGATCATTGAGCTGCTGGGCAAAGTTCCTCGCAAACTCATCATGAATGGCAAATATTCAAAGGAGTTCTTCACTAAGAAAG GTGAGCTGAGGCACATCACTAAGCTGAAGCCGTGGGGGCTTTTGGACGTCCTGGTGGAGAAGTACGAGTGGCCGAGGGAGGAGGCGCAGAGCTTCAGCAGCTTCCTCCTCCCCATGCTGGATCTGATTCCCGAGAAAAGAGCTACAGCTGCCGAGTGCCTCCGCCACGCCTGGATCTCATCGTAG
- the srpk1b gene encoding SRSF protein kinase 1b isoform X4, with product MLALQARKKRTKPKKPGKKPDPHPRGAAQPDSALQEQEEEILGSDDEEQEDPNDYCKGGYHHVKIGDLFNGRYHVIRKLGWGHFSTVWLAWDIQGKRFVAMKVVKSAEHYTETALDEIKLLRAVRTSDPNDPSGEKVVQLLDDFKISGVNGTHVCMVFEVLGHHLLKWIIKSNYQGLPLPCVKSIIRQVLQGLDYLHTKCKIIHTDIKPENILMTVDESYIRKLAAEATEWQKSGAPPPSGSAVSTAPAPKQMVKMSKNKKKKLKKKQKRQAELLEKRILDIEGLERANEGGEDEEDEETETPDTTPSVTNSQTLQEITAEATLDAVPEPWSQHRECAMDGNFSSQHPEDEKPADVQQQEKEETPINPYGNVTGEAESQPINPYPVCNGTTPSEPSCPDGNGPLLCDVFESQQKQQTLDTKKLNACNAVNDWEMESRHKKEAEPSSQAGPDMEDVKLAAGNLLVNLLDPLNTDKIQVKIADLGNACWVHKHFTDDIQTRQYRSLEVLIGSGYSTPADIWSTACMAFELATGDYLFEPHSGEDYSRDEDHIALIIELLGKVPRKLIMNGKYSKEFFTKKGELRHITKLKPWGLLDVLVEKYEWPREEAQSFSSFLLPMLDLIPEKRATAAECLRHAWISS from the exons ACCTGATCCCCACCCACGGGGAGCTGCCCAGCCTGACTCAGCTCTGCAGGAGCAAGAGGAGGAGATCTTGGGCTCTGACGATGAAGAGCAGGAAGATCCCAATGACTACTGCAAGG GTGGTTATCACCATGTGAAGATTGGTGACCTATTTAACGGCCGGTACCATGTGATCCGCAAACTGGGCTGGGGGCATTTCTCCACTGTGTGGTTGGCATGGGACATCCA ggGAAAGCGCTTTGTGGCTATGAAGGTAGTGAAGAGTGCAGAACATTACACTGAAACAGCTCTGGATGAGATCAAGCTCCTGCGCGCG GTGCGAACATCGGACCCAAACGACCCCAGCGGAGAGAAAGTAGTGCAGCTGCTGGACGACTTCAAGATTTCAGGTGTCAATGGCACTC ATGTGTGCATGGTTTTTGAGGTCCTTGGTCACCACTTGCTCAAGTGGATCATCAAGTCTAACTACCAGGGTTTGCCCTTACCCTGTGTTAAAAGCATCATTAGGCAG GTTTTGCAGGGTCTGGACTATCTGCACACAAAGTGCAAAATCATCCACACAGACATAAAGCCAGAGAATATCTTAATGACCGTCGATGAGTCGTACATCAGGAAGCTGGCGGCCGAGGCTACGGAGTGGCAGAAGTCTGGAGCTCCTCCACCATCCGGCTCGGCAG taagCACAGCGCCAGCTCCGAAACAG ATGGTGAAAATGTctaagaacaagaagaagaagctgaagaagaagcagaagcgGCAGGCCGAGCTGCTCGAGAAACGCATCCTGGACATCGAAGGACTAGAGAGAGCGAACGAAGGGGGCGAGGATGAGGAGGACGAGGAAACAGAAACCCCTGACACAACTCCGTCAGTAACCAACAGTCAGACTCTGCAGGAAATCACAGCCGAGGCCACCCTGG ATGCAGTTCCTGAACCCTGGTCGCAGCACAGAGAATGTGCCATGGATGGAAACTTCAGCAGCCAGCACCCTGAGGATGAGAAACCTGCCGATGTGCAGCAGCAAGAGAAGGAGGAAACTCCCATCAACCCTTACGGCAATGTCACAGGAGAGGCGGAGTCCCAGCCCATTAACCCCTACCCAGTGTGCAACGGGACCACACCCAGCGAGCCAAGCTGTCCTGATGGTAATGGACCTTTGCTTTGTGACGTGTTTGAGTCGCAGCAGAAACAGCAGACGCTGGATACAAAGAAGCTGAACGCATGTAATGCGGTAAACGATTGGGAGATGGAGTCGAGACACAAGAAGGAGGCGGAACCCAGTTCACAGGCAGGCCCAGACATGGAGGACG TTAAGCTTGCAGCAGGGAATCTGTTGGTGAACCTGCTAGATCCACTGAACACTGACAAGATCCAGGTGAAAATCGCTGACCTGGGCAACGCCTGCTGGGTG CACAAACACTTCACGGATGATATTCAGACACGGCAGTATCGTTCTCTGGAGGTGCTAATCGGTTCAGGCTACAGCACACCAGCAGACATCTGGAGCACAGCATGCATG GCGTTTGAGTTGGCGACAGGGGATTACTTGTTTGAACCGCATTCCGGAGAGGATTACTCCAGAGATGAAG ATCACATTGCGCTGATCATTGAGCTGCTGGGCAAAGTTCCTCGCAAACTCATCATGAATGGCAAATATTCAAAGGAGTTCTTCACTAAGAAAG GTGAGCTGAGGCACATCACTAAGCTGAAGCCGTGGGGGCTTTTGGACGTCCTGGTGGAGAAGTACGAGTGGCCGAGGGAGGAGGCGCAGAGCTTCAGCAGCTTCCTCCTCCCCATGCTGGATCTGATTCCCGAGAAAAGAGCTACAGCTGCCGAGTGCCTCCGCCACGCCTGGATCTCATCGTAG
- the srpk1b gene encoding SRSF protein kinase 1b isoform X3 yields MERKVLALQARKKRTKPKKPGKKPDPHPRGAAQPDSALQEQEEEILGSDDEEQEDPNDYCKGGYHHVKIGDLFNGRYHVIRKLGWGHFSTVWLAWDIQGKRFVAMKVVKSAEHYTETALDEIKLLRAVRTSDPNDPSGEKVVQLLDDFKISGVNGTHVCMVFEVLGHHLLKWIIKSNYQGLPLPCVKSIIRQVLQGLDYLHTKCKIIHTDIKPENILMTVDESYIRKLAAEATEWQKSGAPPPSGSAVSTAPAPKQMVKMSKNKKKKLKKKQKRQAELLEKRILDIEGLERANEGGEDEEDEETETPDTTPSVTNSQTLQEITAEATLDAVPEPWSQHRECAMDGNFSSQHPEDEKPADVQQQEKEETPINPYGNVTGEAESQPINPYPVCNGTTPSEPSCPDGNGPLLCDVFESQQKQQTLDTKKLNACNAVNDWEMESRHKKEAEPSSQAGPDMEDVKLAAGNLLVNLLDPLNTDKIQVKIADLGNACWVHKHFTDDIQTRQYRSLEVLIGSGYSTPADIWSTACMAFELATGDYLFEPHSGEDYSRDEDHIALIIELLGKVPRKLIMNGKYSKEFFTKKGELRHITKLKPWGLLDVLVEKYEWPREEAQSFSSFLLPMLDLIPEKRATAAECLRHAWISS; encoded by the exons ACCTGATCCCCACCCACGGGGAGCTGCCCAGCCTGACTCAGCTCTGCAGGAGCAAGAGGAGGAGATCTTGGGCTCTGACGATGAAGAGCAGGAAGATCCCAATGACTACTGCAAGG GTGGTTATCACCATGTGAAGATTGGTGACCTATTTAACGGCCGGTACCATGTGATCCGCAAACTGGGCTGGGGGCATTTCTCCACTGTGTGGTTGGCATGGGACATCCA ggGAAAGCGCTTTGTGGCTATGAAGGTAGTGAAGAGTGCAGAACATTACACTGAAACAGCTCTGGATGAGATCAAGCTCCTGCGCGCG GTGCGAACATCGGACCCAAACGACCCCAGCGGAGAGAAAGTAGTGCAGCTGCTGGACGACTTCAAGATTTCAGGTGTCAATGGCACTC ATGTGTGCATGGTTTTTGAGGTCCTTGGTCACCACTTGCTCAAGTGGATCATCAAGTCTAACTACCAGGGTTTGCCCTTACCCTGTGTTAAAAGCATCATTAGGCAG GTTTTGCAGGGTCTGGACTATCTGCACACAAAGTGCAAAATCATCCACACAGACATAAAGCCAGAGAATATCTTAATGACCGTCGATGAGTCGTACATCAGGAAGCTGGCGGCCGAGGCTACGGAGTGGCAGAAGTCTGGAGCTCCTCCACCATCCGGCTCGGCAG taagCACAGCGCCAGCTCCGAAACAG ATGGTGAAAATGTctaagaacaagaagaagaagctgaagaagaagcagaagcgGCAGGCCGAGCTGCTCGAGAAACGCATCCTGGACATCGAAGGACTAGAGAGAGCGAACGAAGGGGGCGAGGATGAGGAGGACGAGGAAACAGAAACCCCTGACACAACTCCGTCAGTAACCAACAGTCAGACTCTGCAGGAAATCACAGCCGAGGCCACCCTGG ATGCAGTTCCTGAACCCTGGTCGCAGCACAGAGAATGTGCCATGGATGGAAACTTCAGCAGCCAGCACCCTGAGGATGAGAAACCTGCCGATGTGCAGCAGCAAGAGAAGGAGGAAACTCCCATCAACCCTTACGGCAATGTCACAGGAGAGGCGGAGTCCCAGCCCATTAACCCCTACCCAGTGTGCAACGGGACCACACCCAGCGAGCCAAGCTGTCCTGATGGTAATGGACCTTTGCTTTGTGACGTGTTTGAGTCGCAGCAGAAACAGCAGACGCTGGATACAAAGAAGCTGAACGCATGTAATGCGGTAAACGATTGGGAGATGGAGTCGAGACACAAGAAGGAGGCGGAACCCAGTTCACAGGCAGGCCCAGACATGGAGGACG TTAAGCTTGCAGCAGGGAATCTGTTGGTGAACCTGCTAGATCCACTGAACACTGACAAGATCCAGGTGAAAATCGCTGACCTGGGCAACGCCTGCTGGGTG CACAAACACTTCACGGATGATATTCAGACACGGCAGTATCGTTCTCTGGAGGTGCTAATCGGTTCAGGCTACAGCACACCAGCAGACATCTGGAGCACAGCATGCATG GCGTTTGAGTTGGCGACAGGGGATTACTTGTTTGAACCGCATTCCGGAGAGGATTACTCCAGAGATGAAG ATCACATTGCGCTGATCATTGAGCTGCTGGGCAAAGTTCCTCGCAAACTCATCATGAATGGCAAATATTCAAAGGAGTTCTTCACTAAGAAAG GTGAGCTGAGGCACATCACTAAGCTGAAGCCGTGGGGGCTTTTGGACGTCCTGGTGGAGAAGTACGAGTGGCCGAGGGAGGAGGCGCAGAGCTTCAGCAGCTTCCTCCTCCCCATGCTGGATCTGATTCCCGAGAAAAGAGCTACAGCTGCCGAGTGCCTCCGCCACGCCTGGATCTCATCGTAG